The proteins below are encoded in one region of Gimesia chilikensis:
- a CDS encoding DMT family transporter — MAWVILLMAAVLEIGWAVGMKYTDGFTRLWPSVLTIGMMAASMFLLALAVRTIPVGTGYAVWTGIGALGTAVLSAFLFGEPVTIWRGLCLVLIVGGVLGLKLSAS; from the coding sequence ATGGCATGGGTGATTCTTTTGATGGCGGCGGTGCTGGAGATCGGCTGGGCAGTCGGGATGAAATACACGGACGGTTTCACTCGGTTATGGCCCAGCGTGCTGACCATTGGCATGATGGCGGCGAGCATGTTCCTGCTGGCCCTGGCGGTCCGCACGATTCCGGTGGGCACCGGTTACGCGGTCTGGACGGGGATCGGCGCATTAGGGACGGCGGTGCTGAGTGCCTTCCTGTTTGGTGAACCGGTCACGATCTGGCGCGGGCTCTGTCTGGTGCTGATCGTGGGGGGCGTGCTGGGGCTGAAGCTTTCGGCTTCGTGA
- a CDS encoding ribbon-helix-helix domain-containing protein, translating to MSTGYPPEILKFIEEEMASGHYEDESALVTEALEVFRELKQRHAELKQQIQQSLEAEREGRVMPLDIDAIVSELESCC from the coding sequence ATGTCAACCGGTTATCCCCCAGAGATTCTCAAGTTCATCGAAGAAGAAATGGCCAGCGGTCATTATGAAGATGAAAGCGCCCTGGTTACAGAAGCGCTGGAGGTCTTTCGGGAGTTGAAGCAGAGACACGCCGAGCTGAAGCAGCAGATTCAGCAGTCCCTGGAAGCCGAGAGAGAAGGCCGGGTGATGCCCCTTGATATCGATGCAATCGTTTCAGAGTTGGAATCGTGTTGTTAA
- a CDS encoding nuclear transport factor 2 family protein has protein sequence MTAIKPPFNFATATAKVRAAEDAWNSRDPETVSLAYSPDSEWRNRDQFLQGRDQIREFLAGKWERELDYRLVKSLWSYSENRIGVRFQYEYHDADGQWFRAYGNELWEFDEAGLMRRREASINDVPIPADQRRFHWPTSGPRPLMHAGIPDVA, from the coding sequence ATGACTGCCATCAAACCCCCGTTCAATTTCGCCACCGCCACCGCCAAAGTCCGTGCTGCGGAAGATGCCTGGAACAGCCGCGACCCTGAAACGGTCTCCCTGGCCTACTCCCCGGATTCCGAGTGGCGGAACCGCGATCAGTTTCTGCAGGGACGCGATCAGATCCGGGAATTCCTCGCCGGCAAATGGGAACGGGAACTCGATTACCGGCTCGTCAAATCGCTGTGGAGCTATTCGGAAAACCGCATCGGCGTTCGCTTTCAGTACGAGTATCACGATGCAGACGGCCAATGGTTTCGCGCCTATGGAAATGAACTCTGGGAGTTTGACGAAGCAGGACTCATGCGCCGTCGCGAAGCCAGCATCAACGATGTCCCCATCCCCGCAGACCAGCGCCGTTTTCACTGGCCCACCTCCGGTCCCCGACCATTGATGCACGCAGGCATTCCGG